CGGCCACTGTGGGCCAACAAACCATAGGGACCCCAGCAACAATGCCCTCTAGAGTGGAGTTCCAGCCATTATGGGTCAAAAACCCACCCACCGCCTGATGGGCCAAGACTTCTTCTTGTGGAGCCCAATCCACCAAAAAGCCCCTTTCTTTGGTGCCCTCTTGTAGCTCCTCTGGTATTGGCTGCTCTTCTTCCGCACCCTCAATGTCATCACGCCGTACAACCCATAAAAACGGCTTGCCACTGTTGACCAGGCCGTGCCAAAACTCCATCATTTGACCACGTGTCATAAACCCCGTGCTGCCGAAGCTGACGTAAACAACAGATCTTAATAATTGTGAATCGAGCCACGTCATGCAACTGTGGTCCGCTTCCCATAAATTATTAGAGGATGATAAAGACCGCGAGATGTCATGTTCAATACGGGATGTAAGGAGGGCAGTGAGAGGTCCAATTGTGTAAATTCTAGAAAAGAGAGGGGCAATGTGAGAGAGAGCAGGATCTTCGAGGTCGTCATAGGTGTTGAGTATGAGAGCCGAAGTTCGAATCATGGCCTTGATCTCCTCGAAAAAGAATGGAAAGACAGGGTCATCCATTAATTGTATTCTGTAATGGGTGGGTAGATCTCGGCGTCGCAAAAGGCTCCCCATACCTGGCACGCCTCTGACCATCTGATCCATATCATTGTCCGCTAAATTTTGTGAAAGACGTACATTAGTATCTACTAAGTACTAACTAATGTATCAAAGGTTAAGGCATGAAGCTGCAGtgcaaataattaaatatctttCCGGCTTAATTAGGTGCTTAACGAAATAAAATATATCCTGTCAAAGTAATGAATGGTCCAAATTTAACTATACTATTTTTAAGCTAAATCACGTCGTATAGGGCTAAAAAAACTTCATAAAAACTATAAGAACATTAGAAGAACTCTAAGAGCATTTCCAATAATAAATAACactaaacaaaaaagaagcatGTGCTCTTGGCCCTGGCCTCCACTTGATCTGTTAGCCTCATGCATTTCTTCTCAAACTTAAActctaaaagaaaatataactAAACCCACCAAATACTATTTTTATATGTACAAGAGAATATATAGCaagcaaaaagcaaaaagcaaaaaatgtaCACTTGagaataagtatatatatatatgaagaaaaaaaaaattcatgatcAGGTGTGTCAGAATTTAGTTACACACTTACCCTCACCTCCAACTGGAATCTGGCCTTCCTCAATGAGCTTGGGAAGGCAGAAAAAGGACCACAAGGAGCATGGACTGAAGGCCCAAAACGTCATTACGCGAACGCCCAATTCCTTAGCAATATCAATTGCGAAAGACATAATTCCATCGGCTATTACACAAGTGACTGGAAGCTCGGACTTTGTGCTTAAGTGAGCCAGCAAATCGCGGAAGCGTAGCTTGGTGACGGACTTGAGCGAGACTACAAAGTCTGTTAAATCTCTCAGAACCTGTATATTGCGGGTGTGATCGGTGGGCAGGCCATCGGAAATGGAATCAAAGTGGAGGGTAGGAAAGTGAGCAGAGAGGTGTTGTAGGTGGGTGAGGCAGCGATGGTTGTGGTCGGTGTTGAGGAAAGTAACGTGGAGGCCAGCGTAGCATAGGAGCTCTGCTAGGCTGAGCAAGGGCTTGATGTGGCCTAGTTTTGGGAACGGTAAGAACAGTATATGTGGTTGCGGCTGTTCCATCTTTCAGGACGAAGGAagggtttttttgttaaattattgtCCATcttaaatcatatataatattataggtGAAAGAAGATCCACATTGAAGTGAGTACAAATTATTATACGTACGGGATGCTCCTTTCTGTTTTTAATGCAGCAAGTGGTCCTTGGGGGGCGTGGCCAATGTAGGGAGAGAGGGGGACAAGTTTTTAAATGTGTGAGGTAGCCAGTTaccaatcaaaattaataatgggcacatttgcttttctttttctttttttcttttttttttttttctttttttctttgtaaaaattagggtgtcaaaaattattgaaagaCAGAGAAACCAGGGATGCAATTTCTGTTTCAAttgggaaaaacaaaaaattaggtACCCCAATTTCAGAGTTTTTGATACCCGGTTATTACTAGGTTATCAGGAATCGGtatctcttttatatatatatttatatattacaattttttatgaactatttttattgtaagggatatttcttttggttggcAAATTATTTAagtacttgttttattttttctttttgggttttgaattgttgtagtaaggggaTATTTCTTGTacatgttggtttgtttaaatacttgtttttattgttttaattttttctttatgtaactaatttaaaatgattttagggcattttaaaaaaatgaatttttttttctaatgctCGTATAGGCAAAAATATTGagtttttaagatttttgggcttttataggttttttttttttaaaaaaaaaaaaattatttggaacaataaAGCCCAATTAATTTggacaaaaagactaataaattttttaaaaaatgggccaattgtatgaagaaaaaaaaaaaaaaaacctaaaataagctaaaaaaataattttcttaaaaaaaatcagttacAAGATCGGGTACAAATCGAAACCagccggtaaccgggaccccaGTTCCCAGTTCTGGttgcccaaaaccaagaacTGGGATATCCCGGTTCCAGTCCtcaattttggccaaaaaccaaaaaaccaaattaaattGACACTCCTAATAAAAATTCTGAAATATTTTGAGTCTAGCCGACACTCCTGTCCATCTAAATTAAGTGTTGGAATAAGCGGATCCAGTTTCCGTAGATGAGAATAAGAGTAATCCACTGCTTTCCTCTGGTTTGTGAAATTTGTCAAAAAcccataatcataataattatgTGCTCCtgagaaatcattttttatggagctgacaaaataaatatttatatctTTCGCGAGCATATCAAAAAGTAATGTTTTCTGTGCGCTGGGTTCTCCCTGTTAGAGTATAGTGACAGTCTTTAACTAACACCCCATATATGAATAATTGTTTTCGTTTTTATGGATCTTGTAAACCATAATTGACATGCAATTAATCCAGTCTAAAATGacatatttttcctttatttcttcaatttgatatTCCTCGGGTTCCCCGATGGTCTAAAAGATACTTAACTATTATTTCTGCTACAgtgttctttttatctttaacaATGGTTAAGTCTGCAAAGATACTTCTTAAGTTAGAATATGATCTCAACGCTTCTTTTATCCACCTAAAAAGTTTGAGTCCCGTAGGATTAAAAGTCGTcctaaaatcattttaaatatgacgtaattttaaaattactcataaattaaaatttaataataatgatctcaaattcaacattaattttaaaagtcacgttatATTTGAGAGGACTCTaatcttttttaaaacattactcaaaaaattcatactaattgcaagtctttttacaatttttgtcatttttgaaagcaattaaaactttttctttttataattatgaCAGGAACCCCTTACCcttggcactacaaaaaaaaaaatcaaggtttgGGGACGTTCTGTAATAGggttgttttattaaaatgaccCTACCAGAGatcattttaatagtaaaatgaCCATTCTCAAAAAGATGGGTCGTTAGTACACGTCCCCACTCCCCACTTAAATGAGTGTGGTCATTGTTATAGTGAATGTCCCCATTCATCTGAGTGGGGACGTGCACTGTAGCAACGTCTCCACTCAGTTGGGGGGGCCATTTCTATAGTGAAAAGCGCCCCCTCCCTCAATATACGCACTCTAGCCCATGGTGAAACCTTTGGACTTGATAGcgtcttcattatatttttctatagAAGCTCATAGTAATCTAAAGATATAATggaaaagagataaagaaatgaaaaatacatATCATTAAGGTAGTTTAACCTATAGCTTACATTCACATGCTAAAAACTTTATAGCTAAATCTTTCGTTTATTGGATTTGAGTATAATGCTTTATTTATAAAACTTTACAAAATGCTGAATAATGTCAAATACAAACTAAATTCCTTTATTTACAGcaatcaaatcatcaaacaTTTCTATCCTTATCACTTTCGAAGCAATAGGCAATGAAAAATGACAGGACCCacattaacttttttattttcaaattataagcaatcaaatcaatatgagaataacttctataataTTTTGACACAAATCAAGACAttatagaagttattttataatatatagtaagagcatatttgagattatattagaaaaatagagcttttaagttaaaaaacagtttttaacaaaagttttatttttaaatttttgtcaaaaatatgttttaatcatttttaaactttttaaacctttaaaaaagcttttaattttttttaccaatgttatgttatttatttattggccCAAATGTCCTTTCAAATATTACGAATTTATATTGCAGTTGTTGAGTCGAATCTTATTACATGCCATTGATTCCTCAAGATTGCATTGCTATTCTCATGCGGATAAGGAAAATCAAGACCACATAGCTGCTCCTTATCTTATGCATATAAGAAAAACTACAGCAAAGCGTCGGTGATCACGATAGAATTAAGAGCTTTGACTTAATTGCCCTAATTgtaaagaaaataagatttcTTCTGTTATCCTTAGGTTGTTTTCGAacgaataaaaattaataaaacattattaaattaGTCCATATAATTTGACAACTGGCACCCAACCCAAAtcagaaaagagaagaaaaagaaaaaggtcgaCGGCATTCAGTGATAAATTTATATGGAGTGAATATCAAAAATTCAATGGTCAGTGCATTTTGTGGGCTTCTGTTTGCTGTACTGGGCTGGGCCTCATACCATCAAACAGAAGCCCACAACGGCCTGGCAACACGGGTTACAAATTACAGTGATCTCAAAGATCACTACTCTCACCTTTGAATTCgcttactctttttatttttcttcttcttttcttttttttttttatttttttttttaatgtaaccGGGTTTTCTTCTGTTCCAATCGGCTACTATCGGTGTCCCACTGTCACCACTCACTTCAACAACTTCTTTTCGGTGGTTATTGTTGTCTCcaaacaaaatttgaagaaagGTTGAGGAGCTTTTCGAAGTTAATATCTATTTTGCTTTTGTTACCACTATATATTGTCCCTTTAAAGAAGATTGACTAGgttaattttttacttatttctTACTATTTGGTTCTATTTTATGTATAGTAATTTTCGTTTTGACCTGGTTGTTGGAGAGCTAATtcattttcatgtgttttgaTAACAAAGAAAACTCCCCTATTGGATTGGGGAATCCGTAAATATGAGTTTTAAAGGCAAAGGGGCTCTTCTGAGTAACATATGTTTCCAGAAATAAAGCCCATGTTACTGTATGTTATGTCAACCGTTGCTGTAACGTAACAGTGTCTCAAGTaagggtgtaaaaaaaaaaagaccgagTCCGGTTCTTATTCCGGTTTTTAGCACCCGGTTATAAGTGGGtaaccgggtatatatataaaataatattttttattttaatttatcatttttaagggcatttttaaatattgaaatttttatggcatttgtaaacattggattttaaaggcatttttaaacaatgaagttttaggacatttttaaaccctaaaccctaaacccatttttaaacattggttttttatttattttaggcccaaaaagccaaaaacagtgattttttaaggatttttttggggggttttttaggtttttttcaacaatcacaacaaagctcaacttatttgaacaaaaatactaattattatttttttaaatgggcaaaatatatttaaattaagcacaaaaattaGACTCACTACCtcaaataagcccaaaaattaggcctaatacctaaaataagcccaaaatgaatttctttaaaaaaaaattttaaaaaaaaatcagttaccTGGTCCGGATAATCGAGTACCAACTGGAACCTGTTACCCAGTTATACAATAACCGGGCaaccggttccggttttccaaaaaaaaacttgcgTACCCGTTTTGCCCAATAACCAAGAACTGGGACtaggttgacacccctagtctTAAGAAAGAGACGTAATGAATGCTTGACAAcaacaagaaaacaacaagaaaatatctGGATTCATTAGGACCACCACTTTAATGATTTtggccaataatattttttttattttagtttttaatttttttagggcatttttaaacattgaaatttttatgacatttgtaaacattggattttaagggcatttttaaacaatgaagttttaggacatttttaaacattggatttttattttttttaggattttttaagtttttatttatttatttttgaacaatCACAATAGCCCAACTTATTGGGACAAAAatgctaattatttttttaaaaaaagggcaaaaaattgttaaattaagcacaaaaattaGACCAACTACCTCAAATAAGCTCAAAAATTAAgctcaatacctaaaataagcccaaaatgaatctctttaaaaataaaaataaaaaaaataaaaaaataaaaaaaaaactggttacTCGGTCCAGATAATCAGGTACCAACTAGAACCGACCGGTTATTGTATAACTAGGTAACTGGTTTCGGTTCcggtttttcaaaaattttataaaaaaaaaaaataaaaaaaaaaaaaaaccggatACCCTCGTTCCGGTTCCcgattttggccaataaccaaAAACTAAGACcgagttgacacccctagtcTTAAGAAAGAGACATAATGAATGCTTGAAGGTTAGGTCTTATTTTAGGTGTCTGGGTTTAGTTGTGCAGTAGCACAATACCATATTTAATTATGGGCATGCGTACGAAATTTCCCtcattattaagaaaaaatagaaaaggttTTATTTTCCAACTTTATCTTATTTTACAACATTTTAAAAgtcaacaaagaaaatacatgaaaattctctcattttataaataatcATTAGAATAAAACCAGTTAACAAATTGGATTTGAACATTCGGTTTTGCTTATGCTTGAAACAATTCTGTCTTCTTCGTATTACTATATCTTTAGAGTTAATAATTTTATACGATCGAGTTGGAAGATcagtttaataaaaaagaaaagaaaaaggaattggAATAAGCTCTTTTGGTTATAGTTTTTTTCTCAAAGATCAGCTCTTCCCGCTTTAACAAAGTATTGAAGTACAGTCTACTGCATAAAGGAAGAAAAGCATTAAGATCGCCCACAAAGCCTTAGATTGAAGCTGTGAAGATATGAATACGTGCGAAGCTTGGAATACGacaaacccaaaagaaaaagattccCACCAAGAATTTGCCCACATTTCTTTGGTGGGGTTAGCCGTCTTTGTCTATTAAAAAAGTAGTCCATGGGCCCATGGCCCTGTTAGCAAAAGACTTGCTCCACCACcttcttatatttttcaacaAAGCAGGCCATGCTTGTAGACTAGCCTCGCCTCGATATTCCGCATGGACAAAATATATCCCAACCCACATCTTTCACACATCCACTCCCCCAAATTACGAGCTTTAACAATTAACAAATAGTTAgacttttatttaattttttttaaaaaaaaaaacctttaattggaataattatttttttaattcaatataaaTTTGTCTTTAAGCATATGATTctcttctcacttttttttttttaataaaacatgtgaTCCTCACATGATTTATGGCTACATATCATtttaatatatgagaaatgttaaataCTACACTTAGCTAACGTGACAATATATCAtcaattcttgatttttttttttttttttgtaacaatagTTAATGAGTACTGACATATCAATTTAGTAGGATAAGGGTGTAGTATGCAAAATTACTCTAAATAGATTGAGTAATACTACAAGTTATACATTTATCTTATCATTATCTCATCCTACTCATGTGTTACTGTAAtcttaaaaattacatttttattatactATTATTTTATCTTGTTAATTGTCACATAAGAGAGTGTAATAAAAGTGTGGTTTACagctttattttattctaaTAATAGTATTTAGTAGATTCTCATACGATTATCATATAAGTTAAtgatatgacagtaaaaatcaacaagaatttatataaataaaaattaatgtctAATATTCACTGAATATCATTTCTCAAttctaataaattaaattagagaaatttcttgCTGTccaatattttgaagaaaaaaaattgaaataaaacagCAAAAATAAGGAATTACCAATTAATCTACTCccagttaaaaaataaaaaataaaaaaaaatttataacagGAGTAAAGAAAAGACAAACAGTACGCATCAGTTATCATTATATATCGCAATTAGAGGAACCGGTGACGTGACATCCGTTCTCCCCCGTGAGCCCCACACAGAGCTTGGGGATTCGCGATGACCCGcagtaaagaaaaagaagtcgCCATGTGGGTCCCACAATAGCCACCTCCCCCCGGCCCCACCCCATACTAGACCTACTCCCTCGCTTTTCAACCGtctgattagaaaaagaaacacCCTTGCGCCAcgacacactctctctctctctctctctctctctctcactgagATTTCTAGCGGTCTCACACAGAGCAGCGGTTTCTCCTGTAATTTCTGTTCTTCCTTTTCCAGCTCTCGGAGAACGAAAACGCGTAAATACCGATACGAAAACCGAGGAAGATTTTTGTTACCTTCTTTGGTTACTGTAGGTAATTCTTTGCTTTGCTTGTAATCAACGTCGGTTTCGGGAATTTTTTACTGTGCGCAACACTCAGTCATTACGTTTCGGATCTTTATCGGGATCGACGCGTCTCAGAGAATGTCATTCTTGTGGACCTGCATTTTCCTCCGTTGCTGAGGTACGCCATTCTTATCTTCGGGGGGAGTCTTGGTTGTAGTCTTTGGCTTTTTACGTTTCTGTTTTCTTTACGAtccgtttggttgctgagaaaccGGAGGAAAATGGAATCTTAGAGTCTTGCATTCTTACAAAAGACTATTTGTTTCGAGGAACTTGCGCCTCAAAAATGTTAGGACTTCGTTACTTTTATTTtgctacttttttgtttttaattttcttcagCTTTTTCAGCAACCGATTAgagctttatatatatgtatatatatgcgcacacacacacacatacataaaCATGTATAATACAGACGGACATATATGTAAGTAATAAAGAAAGCTTGAGTTGATATAGTCTGACGTTTTGATCAATGCTTTGTTTGGATCTGTGAGTTTCTTAATTTGGCTCTGACTTAAATGCATGTTTTTGATTCAAATCTTGAAGCATGTTAGGAAAGGTAAGCCGTgaggaggattttttttttctgagcaattGCAGCAATAGCTATATGAAATTTGCTTTGACTTGAGAGAGCGTTATATTCCTTTTAATTAACTTATTCAaaagtcgtttttttttttctaaaataaaattttagctGCCAAGCAAATATTGCAATGTCTGGGGCATTGATGCAACTGGAAGATTGAATTTTTGtaacaaatgaaacaatttAATATTCTGGTAAAACAGAagtaaattaccaaaaattagCGGACGCTTCGCTTCATTTTGTCATTAAGCTCTTGAGTTTGTTTGGTAGCATATGGCTCTGTAGCGGTAGCCccaacattttcttttcttgtttatgtgtttgagaaaaattcctttttaaaatttttatttgttacaGAAATTATTGATAGAAGCCTTTTTACGCGAACAAATATGGTTTAGCTTTTCGATAAATAATCATAGACTCGTCATGATCAATGCGTTATTTTGTCAAGTTCTATTAGAGAGCTCAAAGAATGCTTGAAAATTCTTTATTTGAGAAAGAGGTTAGAAACAGAATAGGTACCAGTCCTTTTGATATATGTGTgagtaaaatattttgaaatatcaTTTCCGTTTCTCTGATGAAACGGTGTATATTTGGAAACTCACCTATATTTGAAATGTCTGAACATCGGCTCATGATCTCACACCAGGAAGCAAAGGAAAAGATAGGATGATGACATCGGCACATGATCTTTTCGTATATTAACCAGAAAAATTTAGGGATCATCAAGTTATATTGATGATGAGGTTCTGAGTAGAGATGAATGTGTAAAATGTAGAAATCAGGGTACTTAATCAGCTTGGTTTCCTATCttgttgcttttgttttcttgtatagTGGCTTCAgatttttaagaatttaattaAGTCTGATAGCAGAATTGTTTTCCTCATTAAGAAGATCACTTGCTTCTGTTTCCCAATATTGTAATATGGGAGTGTTCTTACCAGTATAAATTTCATCTTTGTTGGATTTATTGTTTTAAAAGCTTAAGAGCCTTCGCCTTTTGACTatgatggtattttttttcctcccttctctctctttcttttaaatttgatcaCAGCCATCTAATTTGACTCTTATGCTCAGAATCAGGACACTCTCCCGTGTCAACTTCTCTTAAAGTAAGGTTGCGAGTGGTGAGCAAGATCCTCTTCTGCACCATGTGCTGGAGATATTATGTGCCAGTGAAGCTTTAGCATAGTTGATCCTATGCCATCTGATATACGtccaaataatttcttaagacCTGCTGGAGAAATGGGAACCAGTTCAGAGCTCAAAAAGAATTCAAAACAGGAAAACAGCTGTAAGAGAGTGAAGCAGAGGGCTAGATCACCCAAGCTAGTCGAAGCCCAAGGTATCAAGACaacttaaaagtgaaaaattctGTTCGATCATTATACAGTGATATGCATCGTGAACGAAAACAGGATAGAGATGATAAAAACTTGGTCCAAGCAAAATCTTCTGGAAATCATCAAAAGCAGTTTGACAAGGCAAATACTAATAAAGAAGATGAGCTTGTCAAGCACATGTCAAACTTGCCAGGTTATCTCCAGCGTCCAGAGAGGGGAGAAAACATCCAAGAGAAAGCTTTGAATTTTGGGGTTCTAGATTGGGCACAACTAGAAAAATGGAAATGCAAGCAAAAGCAAATCCCTGCCAGAGGTAGCGATAATGTAGTATGCAGTAGCagtgatttttctttgaaagcAACCAATAAATCATCTACATTTTCTACTACCATCCACAGCAAGACATTTTCTGAAAGACACTCTTTGCCTCGTTCTAACCTCAACTCATCTCAGAAGGTTGGTCATCCTCAAGGTGCCAAACTGCCTGTCAAGAATGTCATGCGATTTCAGGATTTTGAAACTGCTTCCAAAAGCAACATGGATGGGCAGAAAAAGGTACCCTGGACATACAAGTCTTTTGGCAGAAATTGCTCAGATAAAATGCTTGATAAGGGGAATAGAAAAGATTTAGATCATAAGATTACTTCAGAAATGGCAAAATTTTCAACGAACTCAAGAACTAATGGAATCTCACCCAGTCAGAAGCACAATGTGAGTGCTTGGGATGGTGACGGTAAGAAGAGCATCGAGGAGTTGGGAGAATcagaaataaagagaaaagatagaaatcaaaaaattatcTCAGAAAGCAGAGCTTCACATCGCCGTGGGATCTCACTTGGTTCAAAGGAAAAGCTGAGTTCTGGCAGTGGTGAAAATAGGAAGAGGGTAGAGGAGTTGCGACAACCAGATATAGATCTCACTAATGGGCGTTCCCATGGTGAGAAAAAGAATGTTGTTCTCCCTCGACCAAAAGAGTTACccaaaaatgaattttctgAAGTATTACAACTTTCGCAACCCAAACAATCCGAGGCGAAGTCATCAGAAGCACAGTGGAGTACTTTTTCAGATACCTTTTCTGGTGAGGTTGTTCACTCTGCAGGACTCAGTTCTGAAATTCCATACTCCTGCCCTCTGCCTTCTAGTGTTGAGGCCAATGCCATGTCAGGCATGGTGCCACATAGCCTGATCAATGCTCGGTGTAACGAGCTCTCATCTGTTGTATCTCGCACATCCCAATGCTCAAATAAAACATCCAACATGCTATCTACAAGTAGATATGAAGAAAGGAATGACTTGGACCTCGAGCTTGCTAATTCAGATGTTGATACTGTAAAAATATCGGATGAAGAAACTGCTGTGCTGGCAGCTAGAAATGGCCGAAATCTATCACCCCACCGGTTTAGCTTCAGCTTAGGTCGCCTGCGAAGAAGTTTCAGTTTCAAGGAGGTTTCGTCTGCACCACAATTGAGCTCCTCATATGTTAGTATCAAGTCCGGTCCCGTGAGATCTGAAACTTCTGTTTCTTTCGATAACTCAAATAGAGAGAAGTCAATTCTTCATAACAGAGCTAAATCCAGCCCTTTAAGAAGGTTACTAGACCCCTTACTGAAGCATAAGGTAGCAAATCGACACCACTCTGCTGAAACCGTTCAGCCATTGAAAGAAA
Above is a genomic segment from Corylus avellana chromosome ca9, CavTom2PMs-1.0 containing:
- the LOC132191864 gene encoding 7-deoxyloganetic acid glucosyltransferase-like isoform X1; translated protein: MEQPQPHILFLPFPKLGHIKPLLSLAELLCYAGLHVTFLNTDHNHRCLTHLQHLSAHFPTLHFDSISDGLPTDHTRNIQVLRDLTDFVVSLKSVTKLRFRDLLAHLSTKSELPVTCVIADGIMSFAIDIAKELGVRVMTFWAFSPCSLWSFFCLPKLIEEGQIPVGGEADNDMDQMVRGVPGMGSLLRRRDLPTHYRIQLMDDPVFPFFFEEIKAMIRTSALILNTYDDLEDPALSHIAPLFSRIYTIGPLTALLTSRIEHDISRSLSSSNNLWEADHSCMTWLDSQLLRSVVYVSFGSTGFMTRGQMMEFWHGLVNSGKPFLWVVRRDDIEGAEEEQPIPEELQEGTKERGFLVDWAPQEEVLAHQAVGGFLTHNGWNSTLEGIVAGVPMVCWPTVADQNINSRWVSEVWRIGLDMKDTCDRSTIEMMIRAVMEERREDIMRSMDRIMKLAHDCVNQGGSSYHNLDKLIEDIKQV
- the LOC132191864 gene encoding 7-deoxyloganetic acid glucosyltransferase-like isoform X2, producing the protein MEQPQPHILFLPFPKLGHIKPLLSLAELLCYAGLHVTFLNTDHNHRCLTHLQHLSAHFPTLHFDSISDGLPTDHTRNIQVLRDLTDFVVSLKSVTKLRFRDLLAHLSTKSELPVTCVIADGIMSFAIDIAKELGVRVMTFWAFSPCSLWSFFCLPKLIEEGQIPVGADNDMDQMVRGVPGMGSLLRRRDLPTHYRIQLMDDPVFPFFFEEIKAMIRTSALILNTYDDLEDPALSHIAPLFSRIYTIGPLTALLTSRIEHDISRSLSSSNNLWEADHSCMTWLDSQLLRSVVYVSFGSTGFMTRGQMMEFWHGLVNSGKPFLWVVRRDDIEGAEEEQPIPEELQEGTKERGFLVDWAPQEEVLAHQAVGGFLTHNGWNSTLEGIVAGVPMVCWPTVADQNINSRWVSEVWRIGLDMKDTCDRSTIEMMIRAVMEERREDIMRSMDRIMKLAHDCVNQGGSSYHNLDKLIEDIKQV
- the LOC132192368 gene encoding uncharacterized protein LOC132192368; this translates as MHRERKQDRDDKNLVQAKSSGNHQKQFDKANTNKEDELVKHMSNLPGYLQRPERGENIQEKALNFGVLDWAQLEKWKCKQKQIPARGSDNVVCSSSDFSLKATNKSSTFSTTIHSKTFSERHSLPRSNLNSSQKVGHPQGAKLPVKNVMRFQDFETASKSNMDGQKKVPWTYKSFGRNCSDKMLDKGNRKDLDHKITSEMAKFSTNSRTNGISPSQKHNVSAWDGDGKKSIEELGESEIKRKDRNQKIISESRASHRRGISLGSKEKLSSGSGENRKRVEELRQPDIDLTNGRSHGEKKNVVLPRPKELPKNEFSEVLQLSQPKQSEAKSSEAQWSTFSDTFSGEVVHSAGLSSEIPYSCPLPSSVEANAMSGMVPHSLINARCNELSSVVSRTSQCSNKTSNMLSTSRYEERNDLDLELANSDVDTVKISDEETAVLAARNGRNLSPHRFSFSLGRLRRSFSFKEVSSAPQLSSSYVSIKSGPVRSETSVSFDNSNREKSILHNRAKSSPLRRLLDPLLKHKVANRHHSAETVQPLKESLDSFSSRPTSVSHSLQNEKHEASTTQALLQLTVKNGLPLLKFMVENDRNVLVATVKNLTSSGKEDSGQNYTFYYVNEFKKKSGGWMSHGSKRDSCSFVYNVIGQMKISSSCFSDLSGHYSSNQYMVRESVLFGVELRQADQEPLKFKPKRELAAVVVKIPCENFSHDGMDSNKVEELCTKRLPEDRCSCNFKENEESDSIMVILPGGVHSSPIKGEPSPLLGRWRSGGSCDCGGWDVGCKLRVLSNQNQGSKIDETSNACPIPDQIELFVQGEAEQTKPFFSLTPLKDGVYSIEFNASISLLQSFFICVALLSCKKQAVLSGMTNMAEAKVLKESILNENGGIQRNAASKYAPSPPPSPVGRV